One segment of Toxotes jaculatrix isolate fToxJac2 chromosome 8, fToxJac2.pri, whole genome shotgun sequence DNA contains the following:
- the LOC121186009 gene encoding uncharacterized protein LOC121186009 isoform X1, producing the protein MMTPTVVLLVILGQTSSSFGTNIARGGQVAQSSLHSNAIPQRAIDGNRASNWAQGSCTHTKNDQNPWWRLDLLKTYKINTVTITNRRDCCHTRLNGAEIRIGNSLNDNGNTNPRCTVISSIAPGSSQTFVCNGMEGRYVNIVIPGRREYLTLCEVEVTGQPSGNTDTNIARLGQVAQSSLHSNAIPQRAIDGNRASNWAQGSCTHTKNDQNPWWRLDLLKTYKINTVTITNRRDCCHTRLNGAEIRIGNSLNDNGNANPRCTVISSIAPGSSQTFVCNGMEGRYVNIVIPGRREYLTLCEVEVTGQPSGNTDTNIARLGQVAQSSLHSNAIPQRAIDGNRASNWAQGSCTHTKNDQNPWWRLDLLKTYKINTVTITNRRDCCHTRLNGAEIRIGNSLNDNGNANPRCTVISSIAPGSSQTFVCNGMEGRYVNIVIPGRKEYLTLCEVEVSGIESDDLTEYACN; encoded by the exons ATGATGACTCCAACTGTGGTCTTGTTGGTTATTCTAGGACAGACAAGCAGCTCTTTTG GTACTAATATTGCTAGAGGTGGACAAGTGGCTCAGTCTTCACTGCATAGCAATGCCATCCCTCAAAGGGCCATTGACGGAAATCGGGCGAGCAACTGGGCACAGGGATCCTGTACCCACACAAAAAATGATCAGAATCCATGGTGGAGACTGGACCTCCTGAAGACATATAAAATCAACACTGTCACCATCACCAACAGAAGAGACTGTTGCCACACAAGGCTCAATGGAGCTGAGATCCGCATTGGAAACTCCCTCAATGATAATGGCAACACTAATCCCAG ATGCACTGTGATCTCATCTATTGCACCTGGGAGCTCCCAAACCTTTGTCTGTAATGGGATGGAAGGCCGTTATGTGAACATCGTCATTCCTGGAAGAAGAGAATACCTGACACTATGTGAGGTGGAAGTTACTGGTCAGCCTTCAGGTAACACAG ATACCAACATTGCTAGACTTGGACAAGTGGCTCAGTCTTCACTGCATAGCAATGCCATCCCTCAAAGGGCCATTGACGGAAATCGGGCCAGCAACTGGGCACAGGGATCCTGTACCCACACAAAGAATGATCAGAATCCATGGTGGAGACTGGACCTCCTGAAGACATATAAAATCAACACTGTCACCATCACCAACAGAAGAGACTGTTGCCACACAAGGCTCAATGGAGCTGAGATCCGCATTGGAAACTCCCTCAATGATAATGGCAATGCTAATCCCAG ATGCACTGTGATCTCATCTATTGCACCTGGGAGCTCCCAAACCTTTGTCTGTAATGGGATGGAAGGCCGTTATGTGAACATCGTCATTCCTGGAAGAAGAGAATACCTGACACTATGTGAGGTGGAAGTTACTGGTCAGCCTTCAGGTAACACAG ATACCAACATTGCTAGACTTGGACAAGTGGCTCAGTCTTCACTGCATAGCAATGCCATCCCTCAAAGGGCCATTGACGGAAATCGGGCCAGCAACTGGGCACAGGGATCCTGTACCCACACAAAGAATGATCAGAATCCATGGTGGAGACTGGACCTCCTGAAGACATATAAAATCAACACTGTCACCATCACCAACAGAAGAGACTGTTGCCACACAAGGCTCAATGGAGCTGAGATCCGCATTGGAAACTCCCTCAATGACAATGGCAACGCTAATCCCAG ATGCACTGTGATCTCATCTATTGCACCTGGGAGCTCCCAAACCTTTGTCTGTAATGGGATGGAAGGCCGTTATGTAAATATTGTGATTCCTGGAAGAAAAGAATACCTGACCCTGTGTGAGGTGGAAGTGTCTGGGATAGAATCAGATGATTTGACTGAATATGCTTGCAACTGA
- the LOC121186009 gene encoding uncharacterized protein LOC121186009 isoform X2: MMTPTVVLLVILGQTSSSFGTNIARGGQVAQSSLHSNAIPQRAIDGNRASNWAQGSCTHTKNDQNPWWRLDLLKTYKINTVTITNRRDCCHTRLNGAEIRIGNSLNDNGNTNPRCTVISSIAPGSSQTFVCNGMEGRYVNIVIPGRREYLTLCEVEVTGQPSGNTDTNIARLGQVAQSSLHSNAIPQRAIDGNRASNWAQGSCTHTKNDQNPWWRLDLLKTYKINTVTITNRRDCCHTRLNGAEIRIGNSLNDNGNANPRCTVISSIAPGSSQTFVCNGMEGRYVNIVIPGRREYLTLCEVEVTGQPSDTNIARLGQVAQSSLHSNAIPQRAIDGNRASNWAQGSCTHTKNDQNPWWRLDLLKTYKINTVTITNRRDCCHTRLNGAEIRIGNSLNDNGNANPRCTVISSIAPGSSQTFVCNGMEGRYVNIVIPGRKEYLTLCEVEVSGIESDDLTEYACN, encoded by the exons ATGATGACTCCAACTGTGGTCTTGTTGGTTATTCTAGGACAGACAAGCAGCTCTTTTG GTACTAATATTGCTAGAGGTGGACAAGTGGCTCAGTCTTCACTGCATAGCAATGCCATCCCTCAAAGGGCCATTGACGGAAATCGGGCGAGCAACTGGGCACAGGGATCCTGTACCCACACAAAAAATGATCAGAATCCATGGTGGAGACTGGACCTCCTGAAGACATATAAAATCAACACTGTCACCATCACCAACAGAAGAGACTGTTGCCACACAAGGCTCAATGGAGCTGAGATCCGCATTGGAAACTCCCTCAATGATAATGGCAACACTAATCCCAG ATGCACTGTGATCTCATCTATTGCACCTGGGAGCTCCCAAACCTTTGTCTGTAATGGGATGGAAGGCCGTTATGTGAACATCGTCATTCCTGGAAGAAGAGAATACCTGACACTATGTGAGGTGGAAGTTACTGGTCAGCCTTCAGGTAACACAG ATACCAACATTGCTAGACTTGGACAAGTGGCTCAGTCTTCACTGCATAGCAATGCCATCCCTCAAAGGGCCATTGACGGAAATCGGGCCAGCAACTGGGCACAGGGATCCTGTACCCACACAAAGAATGATCAGAATCCATGGTGGAGACTGGACCTCCTGAAGACATATAAAATCAACACTGTCACCATCACCAACAGAAGAGACTGTTGCCACACAAGGCTCAATGGAGCTGAGATCCGCATTGGAAACTCCCTCAATGATAATGGCAATGCTAATCCCAG ATGCACTGTGATCTCATCTATTGCACCTGGGAGCTCCCAAACCTTTGTCTGTAATGGGATGGAAGGCCGTTATGTGAACATCGTCATTCCTGGAAGAAGAGAATACCTGACACTATGTGAGGTGGAAGTTACTGGTCAGCCTTCAG ATACCAACATTGCTAGACTTGGACAAGTGGCTCAGTCTTCACTGCATAGCAATGCCATCCCTCAAAGGGCCATTGACGGAAATCGGGCCAGCAACTGGGCACAGGGATCCTGTACCCACACAAAGAATGATCAGAATCCATGGTGGAGACTGGACCTCCTGAAGACATATAAAATCAACACTGTCACCATCACCAACAGAAGAGACTGTTGCCACACAAGGCTCAATGGAGCTGAGATCCGCATTGGAAACTCCCTCAATGACAATGGCAACGCTAATCCCAG ATGCACTGTGATCTCATCTATTGCACCTGGGAGCTCCCAAACCTTTGTCTGTAATGGGATGGAAGGCCGTTATGTAAATATTGTGATTCCTGGAAGAAAAGAATACCTGACCCTGTGTGAGGTGGAAGTGTCTGGGATAGAATCAGATGATTTGACTGAATATGCTTGCAACTGA
- the LOC121186009 gene encoding uncharacterized protein LOC121186009 isoform X3: MMTPTVVLLVILGQTSSSFGTNIARGGQVAQSSLHSNAIPQRAIDGNRASNWAQGSCTHTKNDQNPWWRLDLLKTYKINTVTITNRRDCCHTRLNGAEIRIGNSLNDNGNTNPRCTVISSIAPGSSQTFVCNGMEGRYVNIVIPGRREYLTLCEVEVTGQPSDTNIARLGQVAQSSLHSNAIPQRAIDGNRASNWAQGSCTHTKNDQNPWWRLDLLKTYKINTVTITNRRDCCHTRLNGAEIRIGNSLNDNGNANPRCTVISSIAPGSSQTFVCNGMEGRYVNIVIPGRREYLTLCEVEVTGQPSGNTDTNIARLGQVAQSSLHSNAIPQRAIDGNRASNWAQGSCTHTKNDQNPWWRLDLLKTYKINTVTITNRRDCCHTRLNGAEIRIGNSLNDNGNANPRCTVISSIAPGSSQTFVCNGMEGRYVNIVIPGRKEYLTLCEVEVSGIESDDLTEYACN, from the exons ATGATGACTCCAACTGTGGTCTTGTTGGTTATTCTAGGACAGACAAGCAGCTCTTTTG GTACTAATATTGCTAGAGGTGGACAAGTGGCTCAGTCTTCACTGCATAGCAATGCCATCCCTCAAAGGGCCATTGACGGAAATCGGGCGAGCAACTGGGCACAGGGATCCTGTACCCACACAAAAAATGATCAGAATCCATGGTGGAGACTGGACCTCCTGAAGACATATAAAATCAACACTGTCACCATCACCAACAGAAGAGACTGTTGCCACACAAGGCTCAATGGAGCTGAGATCCGCATTGGAAACTCCCTCAATGATAATGGCAACACTAATCCCAG ATGCACTGTGATCTCATCTATTGCACCTGGGAGCTCCCAAACCTTTGTCTGTAATGGGATGGAAGGCCGTTATGTGAACATCGTCATTCCTGGAAGAAGAGAATACCTGACACTATGTGAGGTGGAAGTTACTGGTCAGCCTTCAG ATACCAACATTGCTAGACTTGGACAAGTGGCTCAGTCTTCACTGCATAGCAATGCCATCCCTCAAAGGGCCATTGACGGAAATCGGGCCAGCAACTGGGCACAGGGATCCTGTACCCACACAAAGAATGATCAGAATCCATGGTGGAGACTGGACCTCCTGAAGACATATAAAATCAACACTGTCACCATCACCAACAGAAGAGACTGTTGCCACACAAGGCTCAATGGAGCTGAGATCCGCATTGGAAACTCCCTCAATGATAATGGCAATGCTAATCCCAG ATGCACTGTGATCTCATCTATTGCACCTGGGAGCTCCCAAACCTTTGTCTGTAATGGGATGGAAGGCCGTTATGTGAACATCGTCATTCCTGGAAGAAGAGAATACCTGACACTATGTGAGGTGGAAGTTACTGGTCAGCCTTCAGGTAACACAG ATACCAACATTGCTAGACTTGGACAAGTGGCTCAGTCTTCACTGCATAGCAATGCCATCCCTCAAAGGGCCATTGACGGAAATCGGGCCAGCAACTGGGCACAGGGATCCTGTACCCACACAAAGAATGATCAGAATCCATGGTGGAGACTGGACCTCCTGAAGACATATAAAATCAACACTGTCACCATCACCAACAGAAGAGACTGTTGCCACACAAGGCTCAATGGAGCTGAGATCCGCATTGGAAACTCCCTCAATGACAATGGCAACGCTAATCCCAG ATGCACTGTGATCTCATCTATTGCACCTGGGAGCTCCCAAACCTTTGTCTGTAATGGGATGGAAGGCCGTTATGTAAATATTGTGATTCCTGGAAGAAAAGAATACCTGACCCTGTGTGAGGTGGAAGTGTCTGGGATAGAATCAGATGATTTGACTGAATATGCTTGCAACTGA